The Pecten maximus chromosome 14, xPecMax1.1, whole genome shotgun sequence genome includes a region encoding these proteins:
- the LOC117342797 gene encoding LOW QUALITY PROTEIN: serine/threonine-protein phosphatase 6 regulatory ankyrin repeat subunit B-like (The sequence of the model RefSeq protein was modified relative to this genomic sequence to represent the inferred CDS: deleted 2 bases in 1 codon), with product MAHDVDSTGSRLLNAILMGKARQISSLLDKNVDVDARDDEGKTPLIYAVCCDIDDVRTHVVRLLLRSNCYINAQDSSGCTALMYACMEADRVDVVRLIARNKLCNPNLQDLEGYTAAMHAVAASNSQGLKTLISSSATKTVVDLNIKNKNGITALELAVKLQLFDCCKVLTTDGVGGRNSNNIRDRKGLNLILGREASVMSQKGNLLLNPTLQVPGLSPRDGYASRNATPVPNWSRQNSSYDHNGIEHWQGFKHDRVHSSSDSPWVDSPRRIKRTLTPISREEKLAVAYQPESPMFGNKMRLPSIPSGKRLCLVSNQNSFDIGGNGETL from the exons ATGGCCCACGACGTAGACAGCACCGGAAGTCGGCTTCTGAACGCAATACTTATGGGAAAAGCGAGGCAGATAAGTTCTCTTCTCGACAAAAACGTCGACGTCGACGCAAGAGACGACGAAGGGAAAACTCCATTGATATACGCCGTCTGTTGCGACATTGATGACGTCAGAACGCACGTTGTCCGTCTGTTGTTACGTAGTAACTGTTACATTAACGCACAGGACAGCAGTGGTTGTACGGCACTCATGTACGCATGTATGGAGGCAGATCGTGTGGATGTCGTTAGACTAATCGCCAGAAACAAATTGTGTAACCCCAATCTTCAGGACCTGGAGGGCTATACCGCGGCAATGCACGCGGTGGCTGCATCAAATTCCCAAGGTCTCAAAACCTTGATAAGTTCCTCTGCGACGAAAACCGTAGTagatttgaatataaaaaataaaaatggaataACCGCTCTCGAACTTGCA GTCAAACTGCAGCTGTTTGACTGTTGTAAAGTTCTGACAACAGATGGTGTCGGGGGACGCAATTCAAACAATATTCGGGATAGAAAGGGTCTGAATTTAATATTGGGACGCGAAGCATCTGTGATGTCACAAAAAGGTAATTTATTGCTTAATCCAACCCTTCAGGTTCCTGGACTTTCGCCACGTGACGGGTATGCTTCCCGAAATGCAACGCCCGTCCCGAACTGGTCACGACAGAACTCATCTTACGACCATAATGGAATAGAACATTGGCAGGGGTTTAAACATGACAGAGTCCATTCCTCCAGCGACAGTCCCTGGGTGGACAGTCCTAGAAGGATTAAGCGAACTTTGACCCCAATATCACGAGAGGAAAAACTTGCTGTTGCTTATCAACCAGAATCTCCAATGTTTGGAAACAAGATGAGGCTACCCAGCATTCCAAGCGGAAAGAGATTGTGTCTAGTTTCAAATCAAAACAGTTTTGACATCGGTGGTAATGGGGAGACTCTTTGA
- the LOC117341676 gene encoding uncharacterized protein LOC117341676, translating to MRIQFYVISGTITLVIVSLGTMSLIRRLLRQHSNRIASGDVDVMNMSSITSSESAGTVPTKTGRSDSAKTSSTTDGSCHDSSSDVTSESVDCRRKRRKLSSLLRRKSKKELKLDRKQREILQIDAEIKEVMRMLKHIDVREIALDEEVQFKKLELISMFPNVTEEAEADVRRKGTLYHRRFTNIKTATDAKSLLTMIRTRKYALDQLEILTYRKYVNMQHDIESKDTSTAPPLNPCRPNFDHLFSVIRERIAVQQQPGSLFADFDASVDDVFPTISGSTSSTHNGNRHLRLDPTHVGPSESIV from the exons ATGAGGATTCAGTTTTACGTTATCAGTGGAACAATTACTTTagtgattgtctcccttgggACGATGTCCCTCATACGGAGGCTACTTCGGCAGCATTCAAACCGGATTGCCAGTGGCGATGTAGATGTTATGAACATGAGTTCTATTACCTCGAGTGAATCAGCTGGCACGGTCCCAACAAAGACAGGTCGATCTGATTCGGCGAAGACGAGTTCTACTACAGACGGGTCCTGTCACGACTCGTCATCTGATGTCACATCAGAGAGTGTCGACTGTAGACGTAAACGGCGGAAACTGAGCTCACTTCTAAGGCGGAAGAG CAAGAAAGAGTTGAAGTTGGACCGGAAACAGCGCGAGATTCTCCAGATCGACGCTGAAATAAAGGAGGTGATGCGCATGCTCAAACATATAGATGTTAGGGAGATCGCTCTGGACGAGGAAGTTCAGTTCAAGAAATTAGAGCTTATATCCATGTTTCCAAACG TGACAGAAGAAGCCGAGGCGGACGTCCGACGTAAGGGAACGTTATACCACAGACGGTTCACGAACATCAAGACTGCCACAGATGCCAAGAGCCTGCTGACCATGATCAGGACAAGGAAATACGCCTTAGATCAACTCGAAATTCTCACCTACCGGAAATACGTCAACATGCAACACGATATCGAGTCTAAAGACACGTCCACGGCTCCTCCCCTCAATCCATGTCGGCCGAACTTTGATCACCTATTCAGTGTGATACGAGAGAGAATAGCCGTCCAACAACAGCCCGGAAGTCTGTTTGCAGATTTTGACGCATCTGTGGATGACGTTTTCCCGACAATTTCCGGTTCGACTTCATCCACCCATAACGGAAACCGACATCTCCGACTGGACCCGACACATGTGGGACCGTCCGAGTCTATAGTCTGA
- the LOC117341749 gene encoding spore wall protein 2-like, whose product MERKGKWRKPGEKGRRKEEGEEERKRRSRGGKEEGEGGRNKEKRGGEKGRGEGEEERKWRKRGGEKEKEGEIRRNKDGRGAGEEEEEEGRRAGRRRRGGKEKGTMEETGGEKDRKEGGEEKEHEAGGGKEGGGGRGKGTMEEQREREERKEGRGEREEKGNNGGSGEKRRKKEEGEGRKNGRAGRRDERGENKNNGEAGEERTEGGGRRKENGEAGRGKEGNGEEKKRRRKGREKEEGRERERKEQWRKSGRRERKEWRGRERKRNNGGRRGGEREKRNNGGRRGGEKGRRGVGERERKEQWRKPGRRGRKEEGEGRKNGGSRGRGDGRKGERKEQWRKPGRRGRKEGERKEQWRKPGRRGRKDTQIQSNFERCCM is encoded by the coding sequence ATGGAGAGAAAAGGAAAATGGAGAAAGCCGGGGGAGAAGGGACGAAGGAAGGAGGAGGGTGAGGAGGAAAGGAAAAGGAGAAGCCGGGGAGGAAAGGAGGAAGGAGAGGGAGGAAGGAACAAGGAGAAGCGGGGAGGAGAGAAAGGAAGAGGGGAGGGAGAGGAGGAAAGGAAATGGAGGAAGCGGGGAGGAGAGAAGGAAAAGGAAGGGGAGATAAGAAGAAACAAGGACGGAAGGGGGGCGGGagaggaagaggaggaggaaGGAAGGAGAGCTGGGAGGAGAAGAAGAGGGGGAAAGGAGAAAGGAACAATGGAGGAAACAGGAGGAGAGAAGGACAGGAAGGAGGGGGGAGAGGAGAAGGAACATGAAGCAGGGGGAGGAAAGGAAGGAGGGGGGGGGAGAGGGAAAGGAACAATGGAGGAACAGCGGGAGAGAGAGGAACGGAaggaggggaggggagagagAGAAGAGAAAGGAAACAATGGAGGAAGCGGGGAGAAGAGGCGAAAGAAGGAGGAGGGGGAAGGAAGGAAAAATGGAAGAGCGGGGAGGAGGGACGAGAGAGGAGAGAATAAGAACAATGGAGAAGCCGGGGAGGAAAGGACGGAAGGAGGAGGGAGGAGAAAGGAAAATGGAGAAGCGGGAAGAGGGAAGGAAGGAAATGgggaagaaaagaaaagaaggAGGAAAGGGAGAGAGAAGGAAGAggggagggagagagagagaaaggaACAATGGAGGAAGTCGGGGAGGAGAGAAAGGAAGGAGTGGAGGGGGAGAGAGAGAAAAAGGAACAATGGAGGAaggaggggaggggagagagAGAAAAGGAACAATGGAGGAAGGAGGGGAGGAGAGAAAGGAAGGAGGGGAGtgggggagagagagagaaaggaACAATGGAGGAAGCCGGGGAGGAGAGGACGGAAAGAGGAGGGGGAGGGAAGGAAGAATGGAGGAAGCCGGGGAAGAGGGGACGGAAGGAAGGGGGAGAGAAAAGAACAATGGAGGAAGCCGGGGAGGAGAGGACGGAAGGAGGGGGAGAGAAAGGAACAATGGAGGAAGCCGGGGAGGAGAGGACGGAAGGATACACAGATACAATCCAATTTTGAACGCTGTTGCATGTAA
- the LOC117341750 gene encoding octapeptide-repeat protein T2-like: MEEAEEERTERGEGEREKGTMEGVGEDSKEGRKGEREKGTMEEIGEERKEGGGERERKEQWRKEGRRGRKEEGEGRKNGRSRGGEKERGEGEREKGTMEEAGEERTEGGGGRKEKWKKPGRRKGKRGGRREKNNGEVGRRERTNISVNGKSKNTLGNGGK; encoded by the coding sequence ATGGAGGAAGCCGAGGAGGAGAGGACGGAAAGAGGGGAGGGGGAGAGAGAGAAAGGAACAATGGAGGGAGTCGGGGAGGACAgcaaggaaggaaggaaggggGAGAGAGAGAAAGGAACAATGGAGGAAATCGGGGAGGAGAGAAAGGAAGGagggggggagagagagagaaaggaACAATGGAGGAAGGAGGGGAGGAGAGGACGGAAGGAGGAGGGGGAGGGAAGGAAAAATGGAAGAAGCCGGGGAGGAGAAAAGGAAAGAggggagggagagagagagaaaggaACAATGGAGGAAGCCGGGGAGGAGAGGACGGAAGGAGGAGGGGGAAGGAAGGAAAAATGGAAGAAGCCGGGGAGGAGAAAAGGAAAGAGGGGAGGGAGGAGAGAGAAGAACAATGGAGAAGTAGGGAGGAGAGAAAGGACAAATATTAGTGTTAACGGGAAGAGTAAAAACACTTTAGGAAATGGTGGCAAATGA
- the LOC117341751 gene encoding octapeptide-repeat protein T2-like, whose protein sequence is MEEAGEERKEGGEGEREKGTMEEVGEERKGGGRGERERKEQWRKTGRRGRKEWRGREMLTKGHKIMLTYNTQNRADERSQNHADTSLESLEVDGQERKEECRKTGRRGRKEEVGSNNGGSRGGEKGRRGERERERKEEWGNGEEGTEGGGGEIEKGTMEEDGDERKEGGEGEREKGTIGEVREERTEGGEGGRERERNNGGSRGGKDGRSGGGRERKEEWGKPGGEKGRRGERERKNGERRGGGDGKRRGEIEKGTMEEDGDERKEGGEGEREKGTMEKAGEERTEGGEGGERERKEQWRKPGRRGRKEEGGKGTMEEAGEDRKYITQNHADVQHTKSC, encoded by the exons ATGGAGGAAGCCGGGGAGGAGAGAAAGgaaggaggggagggggagagaGAGAAAGGAACAATGGAGGAAGTCGGGGAGGAGAGAAAGGGAGGAGggaggggagagagagagagaaaggaACAATGGAGGAAGACGGGGAGGAGGGGACGGAAGGAGTGGAGGGGGAGAGAGATGCTGACGAAAGGACACAAAATCATGCTGACGTACAACACACAAAATCGTGCTGACGAACGGTCACAAAATCATGCTGAC ACATCCTTGGAAAGTTTAGAGGTAGATGGACAGGAGAGAAAGGAAGAATGTAGGAAGACGGGGAGGAGGGGACGGAAGGAGGAGGTGGGAAGTAACAATGGAGGAAGCCGGGGAGGAGAGAAAGGAAggaggggagagagagagagagagagaaaggaAGAATGGGGAAACGGGGAGGAGGGGACGGAAGGAGGAGGGGGGGAGATAGAGAAAGGAACAATGGAGGAAGATGGAGATGAGAGAAAGgaaggaggggagggggagagaGAGAAAGGAACAATTGGGGAAGTCAGGGAGGAGAGGACGgaaggaggggagggggggagagagagagaaaggaACAATGGAGGAAGCCGGGGAGGAAAGGACGGAAGGAGTGGAGGGGGGAGAGAGAGAAAGGAAGAATGGGGGAAGCCGGGAGGAGAGAAAGGAAGGAGGGGAGAGAGAGAAAGGAAGAATGGGGAAAGACGGGGAGGAGGGGACGGAAAGAGGAGGGGGGAGATAGAGAAAGGAACAATGGAGGAAGATGGGGATGAGAGAAAGgaaggaggggagggggagagaGAGAAAGGAACAATGGAGAAAGCCGGGGAGGAGAGGACGGAaggaggggaggggggagagagagagagaaaggaACAATGGAGGAAGCCGGGGAGGAGGGGACGGAAGGAGGAGGGGGGAAAAGGAACAATGGAGGAAGCTGGGGAGGACAGGAAGTACATCACACAAAATCATGCTGACGTACAACACACAAAATCGTGCTGA